A genomic region of Burkholderia humptydooensis contains the following coding sequences:
- the gabD gene encoding NADP-dependent succinate-semialdehyde dehydrogenase codes for MTTTHETLALKDPALLRERAFVAGEWQGADGGATFEVRNPATGALIGTAPAMGAAETRRAIDAANAAWPAWRKKTAKERAAILRKWHDLMVAHADDLALILTTEQGKPLAEAKGEIGYAASFLEWFAEEGKRVYGDTIPSPAADKRIVVTKEPVGVCAAITPWNFPAAMITRKVGPALAAGCPIVVKPAEATPFSALAMAVLAERAGVPAGVFSVVTGDPKAIGGELTSNPVVRKLSFTGSTAVGRLLMAQCAATVKKVSLELGGNAPFIVFDDADLDAAVEGAIASKYRNSGQTCVCTNRFYVHEKVYDAFAGKLTAAVAKLKVGLGTEAGVVQGPLINGAAVQKVESHIADALDKGARVTTGGKRHALGHGFFEPTVLTGVTPDMKVAKEETFGPLAPLFRFSTDEEAIRYANDTEFGLAAYFYSRDIGRVWRIAEALEYGMVGINAGIISNEVAPFGGVKQSGLGREGSHYGIDDYVVIKYMCVAV; via the coding sequence ATGACTACCACTCACGAAACCCTTGCACTGAAAGATCCCGCGCTGCTGCGCGAGCGCGCGTTCGTCGCGGGCGAATGGCAGGGCGCCGACGGCGGCGCGACGTTCGAGGTCCGCAACCCGGCAACGGGCGCGCTGATCGGCACGGCGCCCGCGATGGGCGCGGCCGAGACGCGCCGCGCGATCGACGCGGCGAACGCCGCGTGGCCCGCATGGCGCAAGAAGACCGCGAAGGAGCGCGCGGCGATCCTGCGCAAATGGCACGATCTGATGGTCGCGCACGCGGACGACCTCGCGCTGATCCTGACGACCGAGCAAGGCAAGCCGCTCGCCGAGGCGAAGGGCGAGATCGGCTACGCGGCGTCGTTCCTCGAATGGTTCGCCGAGGAAGGCAAGCGCGTGTACGGCGACACGATCCCGTCGCCCGCCGCCGACAAGCGGATCGTCGTGACGAAGGAGCCCGTGGGCGTGTGCGCGGCGATCACGCCGTGGAACTTCCCGGCGGCGATGATCACCCGCAAGGTCGGCCCGGCGCTCGCGGCCGGCTGCCCGATCGTCGTGAAGCCGGCCGAGGCGACGCCGTTCTCCGCGCTCGCGATGGCGGTGCTCGCCGAGCGCGCGGGCGTGCCGGCCGGCGTGTTCAGCGTCGTCACGGGCGACCCGAAGGCGATCGGCGGCGAGCTCACGTCGAACCCGGTCGTGCGCAAGCTGTCGTTCACCGGCTCGACGGCGGTCGGCCGCCTGCTGATGGCGCAATGCGCGGCGACGGTCAAGAAGGTGTCGCTCGAGCTCGGCGGCAACGCGCCGTTCATCGTGTTCGACGACGCGGATCTCGACGCGGCGGTCGAGGGCGCGATCGCGTCGAAGTACCGCAACAGCGGGCAGACCTGCGTGTGCACGAACCGCTTCTACGTGCACGAGAAGGTCTACGACGCGTTCGCCGGGAAGCTGACCGCCGCCGTCGCGAAGCTGAAGGTCGGGCTCGGCACCGAAGCGGGCGTCGTGCAGGGGCCGCTCATCAACGGCGCGGCGGTGCAGAAGGTCGAATCGCACATCGCCGACGCGCTCGACAAGGGCGCGCGCGTGACGACGGGCGGCAAGCGCCACGCGCTCGGCCACGGCTTCTTCGAGCCGACCGTGCTGACGGGCGTCACGCCCGACATGAAGGTCGCGAAGGAAGAGACGTTCGGCCCGCTCGCGCCGCTGTTCAGGTTCTCGACCGACGAAGAAGCGATCCGCTACGCGAACGACACCGAGTTCGGCCTCGCCGCGTACTTCTACAGCCGCGACATCGGCCGCGTCTGGCGCATCGCCGAGGCGCTCGAATACGGGATGGTCGGCATCAACGCCGGGATCATCTCGAACGAGGTCGCGCCGTTCGGCGGCGTCAAGCAGTCGGGGCTCGGCCGCGAGGGCTCGCACTACGGGATCGACGATTACGTCGTGATCAAGTACATGTGCGTTGCCGTGTGA
- a CDS encoding 4-aminobutyrate--2-oxoglutarate transaminase, which produces MNNADLHARKNAATPRGVGVMCDFYAARAENAELWDVEGRRFIDFAAGIAVLNTGHRHPKIVKAIAGQLEQFTHTAYQIVPYASYVELAEKINARAPIAQPKKTAFFTTGAEAVENAVKIARAYTGRPGVIAFAGGFHGRTMMGMALTGKVAPYKIGFGPFPGDVFHAPYPNALRGVSSADSIAAVETLFKADIDPKRVAAIIFEPVQGEGGFNPAPAEFVCALRKLCDAHGILLIADEVQTGFARTGKLFAMEHYDARADLMTIAKSLAGGMPLSGVVGRADVMDAAAPGGLGGTYAGNPLAVAAAHAVLDVIDEEKLAERANALGDKLKAKLAALRADVPQIADVRGPGAMVAAEFVDPDTRASDAAFTKRVQTLALERGLLLLICGVDANVIRFLFPLTIQDAVFDEALGILESVLKEAVGVPA; this is translated from the coding sequence GTGAACAATGCCGATCTGCACGCCCGCAAGAACGCCGCGACGCCGCGTGGCGTCGGCGTGATGTGCGATTTCTACGCCGCGCGCGCCGAGAACGCCGAGCTGTGGGACGTCGAGGGCCGCCGCTTCATCGATTTCGCGGCCGGCATCGCGGTCCTGAACACGGGCCATCGCCATCCGAAGATCGTGAAGGCGATCGCCGGGCAGCTCGAGCAGTTCACGCACACCGCCTATCAGATCGTGCCTTACGCGTCGTACGTCGAGCTCGCCGAGAAGATCAACGCGCGCGCGCCGATCGCGCAGCCGAAGAAGACCGCGTTCTTCACGACGGGCGCGGAAGCCGTCGAGAACGCGGTGAAGATCGCGCGCGCCTACACCGGCCGGCCGGGCGTGATCGCGTTCGCGGGCGGCTTCCACGGCCGCACGATGATGGGCATGGCGCTCACGGGCAAGGTCGCGCCGTACAAGATCGGCTTCGGCCCGTTCCCGGGCGACGTGTTCCACGCGCCGTATCCGAACGCGCTGCGCGGCGTGTCGAGCGCCGATTCGATCGCCGCCGTCGAGACGCTGTTCAAGGCCGACATCGATCCGAAGCGCGTCGCCGCGATTATCTTCGAGCCGGTGCAGGGCGAAGGCGGCTTCAACCCGGCGCCCGCCGAGTTCGTCTGCGCGCTGCGCAAGCTGTGCGACGCGCACGGCATCCTCCTCATCGCCGACGAAGTGCAGACGGGCTTTGCGCGCACGGGCAAGCTGTTCGCGATGGAGCACTACGACGCGCGCGCCGATCTGATGACGATCGCGAAGAGCCTCGCGGGCGGGATGCCGCTGTCGGGCGTCGTCGGCCGCGCGGACGTGATGGACGCGGCCGCGCCGGGCGGCCTGGGCGGCACGTACGCGGGCAATCCGCTCGCCGTCGCCGCCGCGCACGCGGTGCTCGACGTGATCGACGAGGAGAAGCTCGCCGAGCGCGCGAACGCGCTCGGCGACAAGCTCAAGGCGAAGCTCGCGGCATTGCGCGCCGACGTGCCGCAGATCGCCGACGTGCGCGGCCCGGGCGCGATGGTCGCCGCGGAATTCGTCGATCCGGACACGCGCGCGTCCGACGCCGCGTTCACGAAGCGCGTGCAGACGCTCGCGCTCGAACGCGGGCTGCTGCTGCTCATCTGCGGCGTCGACGCGAACGTGATACGGTTCCTCTTTCCTCTCACCATCCAGGATGCCGTGTTCGACGAAGCGCTCGGCATTCTCGAGAGCGTGCTGAAGGAAGCGGTGGGCGTGCCCGCCTGA
- the pdxR gene encoding MocR-like pyridoxine biosynthesis transcription factor PdxR, whose protein sequence is MRVSVLSDWLAQRIVRGGGAQPIYRQLHRLLQQAILTRELPAGARVPSSRLLAAELGIARNTVTQVYEQLALEGYVSSATGRGTFVADSAPDEIVGAPAESPPGARGVAASTAGAAAGVESDPASEAGFAPRSLSARGARLVGGAGVSKRQGGAFMPGVPDVSRFPARVWTRLHNKYWRRLRPELLTYAPGGGLAPLREALADYLRTSRSVRCAPGQIIVTTGIHQSIDLAVRLLTDPGDVIWTEDPCYWGVRSVMHVSGLTTRPIPVDEEGIAPAAADFAAPPKLMLVTPSHQYPLGMVMSLARRRMLLEYARQHGAWIIEDDYDSEFRYGSRPLASLQGLDTAGQVIYVGSFSKTLFPGLRVGYLVAPEPLAESFATASAELYREGQLLQQAVLAEFIAEGHFVSHIRKMRTLYGQRRQTLLDALARRYGNALPAVGGDAGLHLVMRLPDGADDRAVARAALERDIVVRALSGYYADATRAASGLLLGYACVPEDEIARAFDTLSQAIDDVVFGRAAATAAA, encoded by the coding sequence ATGCGGGTGAGCGTGCTGTCGGACTGGCTGGCGCAGCGGATCGTGCGCGGCGGCGGCGCGCAGCCGATCTACCGCCAATTGCACCGGCTGCTGCAGCAGGCGATCCTGACCCGCGAACTGCCGGCGGGCGCGCGCGTGCCGTCGTCGCGGCTGCTCGCGGCGGAGCTCGGGATCGCGCGCAACACCGTCACGCAGGTCTACGAGCAGCTCGCGCTCGAAGGCTACGTGAGCTCGGCGACGGGGCGCGGCACGTTCGTCGCGGACAGCGCGCCGGACGAAATCGTCGGCGCGCCGGCCGAATCGCCGCCGGGTGCGCGCGGCGTGGCGGCGTCGACCGCCGGGGCGGCGGCCGGCGTGGAATCCGACCCTGCTTCCGAGGCCGGCTTCGCGCCCCGTTCGCTGTCCGCGCGCGGCGCGCGCCTCGTCGGCGGCGCGGGCGTGTCGAAGCGGCAGGGCGGCGCGTTCATGCCGGGCGTGCCAGACGTGTCGCGCTTTCCGGCGCGTGTGTGGACGCGGCTGCACAACAAGTACTGGCGGCGGCTGCGCCCCGAGCTGCTGACCTATGCGCCGGGCGGCGGCCTCGCGCCGCTGCGCGAGGCGCTCGCCGATTATCTGCGCACGTCGCGCTCGGTGCGCTGCGCGCCCGGGCAGATCATCGTGACGACGGGCATTCATCAGTCGATCGATCTCGCGGTGCGCCTGCTGACCGATCCGGGCGACGTGATCTGGACCGAAGACCCGTGCTATTGGGGCGTGCGCAGCGTGATGCACGTGTCGGGCCTGACGACGCGGCCGATTCCCGTCGACGAGGAAGGGATCGCGCCCGCGGCCGCCGATTTCGCGGCGCCGCCGAAGCTGATGCTCGTCACGCCGTCGCATCAGTATCCGCTCGGGATGGTGATGAGCCTCGCGCGCCGGCGGATGCTGCTCGAATACGCGCGCCAGCATGGCGCGTGGATCATCGAAGACGACTACGACAGCGAGTTCCGCTACGGCAGCCGGCCGCTCGCGTCGCTGCAGGGGCTCGACACGGCCGGGCAGGTGATCTACGTCGGCAGCTTCAGCAAGACGCTGTTTCCGGGGCTGCGGGTCGGCTATCTGGTCGCGCCGGAGCCGCTCGCCGAAAGCTTCGCGACCGCGAGCGCCGAGTTGTACCGCGAGGGGCAACTGTTGCAGCAGGCGGTGCTCGCCGAGTTCATCGCGGAAGGGCATTTCGTGTCGCACATCCGCAAGATGCGCACGCTGTACGGGCAGCGCCGGCAGACGCTGCTCGACGCGCTCGCGCGCCGCTACGGCAACGCGCTGCCGGCCGTCGGCGGCGATGCCGGGCTGCATCTCGTGATGCGGCTGCCGGACGGCGCCGACGACCGCGCGGTCGCGCGCGCGGCGCTCGAGCGGGACATCGTCGTGCGCGCGCTGTCCGGCTATTACGCGGATGCGACGCGCGCGGCGTCGGGGCTGCTGCTTGGCTACGCGTGCGTGCCGGAGGACGAGATCGCGCGCGCGTTCGACACGCTGTCGCAGGCGATCGACGACGTGGTGTTCGGGCGCGCGGCGGCGACGGCGGCGGCTTGA
- a CDS encoding DMT family transporter, with translation MDQLFVLLVLFSALLHAVWNALLHVSEDRVAQLGTMSVPYLLAGAALALALPLPPAVAWPYIAASALLELGYCVALLRAYRSGEFSQIYPIARGLSPLVVCALALVVLGEKPTPFALAGIAFVSLGIVSLAFKRGLRFSGESVPYAIVTGLFIAAYSVVDGRGVRLAGNPLAYVAWVYLLWNVPQFALICRLRGGVRALAGSRAAVSRGLVAGTLSLAAYAIAIVAYRHLPVATVSALRETSSIFAVAIGWLALRERPNARRLAACALVVAGAMLIRI, from the coding sequence ATGGATCAACTGTTCGTCCTGCTCGTCCTGTTCTCCGCGCTGCTGCACGCGGTATGGAACGCGCTCCTGCACGTGAGCGAAGACCGCGTCGCGCAGCTCGGCACGATGTCGGTGCCGTATCTGCTCGCCGGCGCGGCGCTCGCGCTCGCGCTGCCGCTGCCGCCCGCCGTCGCGTGGCCGTACATCGCGGCGTCGGCGCTCCTCGAGCTCGGCTATTGCGTCGCGCTGCTGCGCGCGTACCGCAGCGGCGAGTTCAGCCAGATCTATCCGATCGCGCGCGGCCTGTCGCCGCTCGTCGTCTGCGCGCTGGCGCTCGTCGTGCTCGGCGAAAAGCCGACGCCGTTCGCGCTCGCCGGCATCGCGTTCGTGTCGCTCGGCATCGTGTCGCTCGCGTTCAAGCGCGGCTTGCGCTTTTCCGGCGAAAGCGTGCCGTACGCGATCGTCACAGGCCTCTTCATCGCCGCGTACTCGGTCGTCGACGGCCGCGGCGTGCGGCTCGCCGGCAACCCGCTCGCATACGTCGCATGGGTGTACCTGCTGTGGAACGTGCCGCAGTTCGCGCTGATCTGCCGGCTGCGCGGCGGCGTGCGCGCGCTCGCCGGCTCGCGCGCCGCCGTGTCGCGCGGGCTCGTCGCCGGCACGCTGTCGCTTGCCGCGTATGCGATCGCGATCGTCGCGTACCGGCACCTGCCGGTGGCGACCGTGTCCGCGCTGCGCGAGACGAGCTCGATCTTCGCGGTCGCGATCGGCTGGCTCGCGCTGCGCGAGCGGCCCAACGCGCGGCGGCTCGCCGCGTGCGCGCTCGTCGTCGCGGGCGCGATGCTGATCCGGATCTGA
- the selD gene encoding selenide, water dikinase SelD: MTETKQTDAAPPRLTSLSHGGGCGCKIAPGVLSELLRRNAPPALFPDLLVGTETSDDAAVYRLNDEQAIVATTDFFMPIVDDPFDFGRIAATNALSDVYAMGGKPILALALVGMPINVLPHETIAAVLRGGEAVCADAGIPVAGGHSIDSVEPIYGLAALGVVHPARVKRNAAARAGDVLVLGKPLGVGVLSAALKKDRLDAQGYAQMIATTTKLNRPGTALAALPGVHALTDVTGFGLLGHTLELARGAGLTARVRYGALPWLAGVEAFAADGVFTGASGRNWAAYGHDVRLGDGLPAVAQALLTDPQTSGGLLVACAPDAVDEVLACFAGDGFDRAAVIGEMADGPARVDVS, translated from the coding sequence ATGACCGAGACCAAGCAAACCGACGCGGCGCCGCCGCGCCTCACGAGCCTGTCGCACGGCGGCGGCTGCGGCTGCAAGATCGCGCCCGGCGTGCTGTCGGAGCTGCTCAGGCGCAATGCGCCGCCCGCGCTCTTTCCCGATCTGCTCGTAGGCACCGAGACGTCCGACGACGCGGCCGTCTACCGCCTGAACGACGAGCAGGCGATCGTCGCGACCACCGATTTCTTCATGCCGATCGTCGACGATCCGTTCGACTTCGGCCGCATCGCCGCGACGAACGCGCTGTCCGACGTCTACGCGATGGGCGGCAAGCCGATCCTCGCGCTCGCGCTCGTCGGCATGCCGATCAACGTGCTGCCGCACGAGACGATCGCCGCGGTGCTGCGCGGCGGCGAGGCGGTGTGCGCGGACGCGGGCATCCCGGTGGCGGGCGGCCATTCGATCGATTCGGTCGAGCCGATCTACGGGCTCGCGGCGCTTGGCGTCGTCCATCCGGCGCGCGTGAAGCGCAACGCGGCCGCGCGCGCGGGCGACGTGCTCGTGCTCGGCAAGCCGCTCGGCGTCGGCGTGCTGTCCGCCGCGTTGAAGAAGGACCGGCTCGACGCGCAAGGCTACGCGCAGATGATCGCGACGACAACGAAGCTCAATCGGCCGGGCACGGCGCTCGCCGCGCTGCCTGGCGTGCATGCGCTGACCGATGTGACGGGCTTCGGCCTGCTCGGCCACACCCTCGAGCTTGCGCGCGGCGCGGGGCTGACCGCGCGCGTGCGCTACGGCGCGCTGCCGTGGCTCGCGGGCGTCGAGGCGTTCGCGGCCGACGGCGTGTTCACCGGCGCGTCCGGCCGCAACTGGGCCGCGTATGGTCACGACGTGCGCCTGGGCGACGGCCTGCCCGCGGTCGCGCAGGCGCTGCTGACCGACCCGCAGACATCGGGCGGGCTGCTCGTCGCGTGCGCGCCCGACGCGGTCGATGAAGTGCTCGCCTGCTTCGCCGGCGACGGCTTCGATCGCGCAGCGGTGATCGGCGAAATGGCCGACGGGCCGGCGCGCGTCGACGTGAGCTGA
- a CDS encoding purine-nucleoside phosphorylase yields MLTRSILSAAVFSLAACATAPSVAQNNGDAFAEAGAQGRPVKVMIISMFGPEGQAWLDRLGPWKSVAVPGLSPDYPDVHCNRQDVCVVTTGMGYANAASTIMALTFSRRFDLRQTYFLISGIAGVDPARGTLGTAAWAKYLVDFGLQWELDAREIPAGWNGGYLGINTKSPNDKPPLDYRTEVFQLNGKLADAAYALSRNVQLADSAQAQAARAKFNYAPANQPPVVTRCDTSSGNTWFSGTLLGERARQWTKILTDNKGTYCMTAQEDNATFEALKRAAGVNRVDLSRVAVLRTGSDFDRPYQGQTSADNLLNYADQGGFPLATENLYRAGNPLVQDIVTHWSEWKDGVPRR; encoded by the coding sequence ATGCTGACTCGCTCGATACTTTCCGCCGCCGTGTTTTCGCTTGCCGCGTGCGCGACGGCGCCGTCCGTTGCGCAGAACAACGGCGACGCATTCGCCGAAGCCGGTGCCCAGGGCCGCCCGGTGAAGGTGATGATCATCTCGATGTTCGGCCCGGAGGGCCAGGCGTGGCTCGATCGTCTCGGCCCGTGGAAGAGCGTCGCGGTGCCCGGCCTGTCGCCCGACTACCCGGACGTGCATTGCAACAGGCAGGACGTGTGCGTCGTCACGACGGGCATGGGCTATGCGAACGCCGCGTCGACGATCATGGCGCTCACGTTCTCGCGCCGCTTCGATCTGCGGCAGACGTACTTCCTGATCTCGGGCATCGCGGGCGTCGATCCGGCGCGCGGCACGCTCGGCACCGCCGCGTGGGCGAAGTACCTCGTCGATTTCGGCCTGCAATGGGAACTCGACGCGCGCGAGATTCCCGCGGGCTGGAACGGCGGCTATCTCGGCATCAACACGAAGAGCCCGAACGACAAGCCGCCGCTCGACTACCGCACCGAAGTGTTCCAGTTGAACGGCAAGCTCGCGGACGCCGCGTATGCGCTGTCGCGCAACGTGCAGCTCGCCGACAGCGCGCAGGCGCAGGCCGCGCGGGCGAAGTTCAACTACGCGCCCGCGAACCAGCCGCCCGTCGTGACCCGCTGCGACACGTCGTCGGGCAACACGTGGTTTTCCGGCACGCTGCTCGGCGAGCGCGCGCGCCAGTGGACGAAAATCCTCACCGACAACAAGGGCACGTACTGCATGACCGCGCAGGAAGACAACGCGACGTTCGAAGCGCTCAAGCGCGCGGCGGGCGTGAACCGCGTCGACCTGAGCCGCGTCGCGGTGCTGCGCACCGGCTCGGACTTCGATCGCCCGTATCAAGGCCAGACGAGCGCCGACAATCTGCTGAACTACGCGGACCAGGGCGGCTTCCCGCTCGCGACCGAGAACCTGTATCGCGCGGGCAATCCGCTCGTGCAGGACATCGTCACGCACTGGAGCGAATGGAAGGACGGCGTGCCGCGCCGCTGA
- a CDS encoding DUF4148 domain-containing protein, whose translation MKRSSLLAAAFALAVAAPTFADGGIGPAGSYGDTSWHGHGIRTRAEVRAELEQAQRDGTLAALRKSMSYAPPGAELVAQRPYRPDPDANQLAGAGR comes from the coding sequence ATGAAACGCAGCAGTCTTCTCGCCGCCGCCTTCGCGCTCGCCGTTGCCGCGCCGACATTCGCGGACGGCGGGATCGGCCCTGCGGGCAGCTACGGCGACACGTCGTGGCACGGTCACGGCATCCGCACGCGCGCCGAAGTCCGCGCGGAACTCGAACAGGCGCAACGCGACGGCACGCTCGCCGCGCTGCGCAAGTCGATGTCGTACGCGCCGCCCGGCGCCGAACTTGTCGCGCAACGCCCGTACCGCCCGGACCCCGACGCGAACCAGCTCGCGGGCGCGGGCCGGTAA
- the ceoR gene encoding putative multidrug efflux transcriptional regulator CeoR: MDRLQAMQVFTRVVDTNSFTKAAETLGLPRASVTTIIQNLEAFLGVRLMHRTTRRLSLTPDGAAYYERCVRILADVEETEASFQVNNRKPHGKLRVDMPGSIGRLIVIPSLCEFHSRYPDIDLQIGLTDRPVDLLQEGVDCVIRVGALQDSSLVARRVGLFEGTTVASPAYLEKYGEPQTIEALAQHKAVNYFSSRTGRTIDWAFLIDGKEVEVKMNGLVSVNDADAYVTCGIEGFGLIQPPLFMVLPHLRNGTLKEVLPGHKPLPMPISVVYPHSRHLSPKVRVFVDWVAEIFERCPLLSGRKGLDAACSKRTFEEAERAPSLDTPVLNEWVA; the protein is encoded by the coding sequence ATGGACCGGCTGCAGGCCATGCAGGTGTTTACGCGCGTCGTCGATACGAACAGCTTTACCAAAGCGGCCGAGACGCTCGGGCTGCCGCGCGCGTCGGTGACGACGATCATCCAGAATCTAGAGGCTTTCCTCGGCGTGCGGCTGATGCACCGGACGACGCGCCGGCTGTCGCTCACGCCCGACGGCGCCGCGTACTACGAGCGCTGCGTGCGGATTCTCGCGGACGTCGAGGAAACCGAGGCGAGCTTCCAGGTCAACAACCGAAAGCCGCACGGCAAGCTGCGGGTCGACATGCCGGGCTCGATCGGACGCCTGATCGTGATCCCTTCTCTGTGCGAATTCCATTCGCGCTACCCGGATATCGACCTGCAGATCGGCCTGACGGACCGGCCGGTCGATCTGCTGCAGGAAGGCGTCGACTGCGTGATCCGCGTCGGCGCGCTGCAGGATTCGTCGCTCGTCGCGCGCCGGGTCGGGCTGTTCGAGGGCACGACGGTCGCGTCGCCCGCGTATCTCGAGAAGTACGGCGAGCCGCAGACGATCGAGGCGCTCGCGCAGCACAAGGCCGTCAACTACTTCTCGAGCCGCACCGGGCGCACGATCGACTGGGCGTTCCTGATCGACGGCAAGGAAGTCGAGGTGAAGATGAACGGCCTCGTATCGGTCAACGACGCGGATGCATACGTGACTTGCGGGATCGAAGGCTTCGGGCTGATCCAGCCGCCGCTCTTCATGGTGCTGCCGCACCTGCGCAACGGCACGCTGAAAGAGGTGCTGCCGGGCCACAAGCCGCTGCCGATGCCGATTTCGGTCGTCTATCCGCACAGCCGGCATCTGTCGCCGAAGGTGCGCGTGTTCGTCGACTGGGTCGCCGAGATCTTCGAGCGCTGCCCGCTGCTGAGCGGCCGCAAGGGGCTCGATGCGGCGTGCAGCAAGCGCACGTTCGAGGAAGCCGAGCGCGCGCCGTCGCTCGACACGCCGGTGTTGAACGAGTGGGTGGCTTGA
- a CDS encoding alpha/beta hydrolase, translated as MDAFDFRRQITGTSAESARVRPALAVSDVVIGGYAQDIALRLYRRPDKSSLPVVLYFHGGGFVRGALDDADRAARHLAEHVPALVVSVDYSLAPRHPFPAAPEDAYCAARWAEARARAFGGNPRKIGVAGHDAGGQLANCLAFIARDRGEIRIAAQALIGPMLDPSLTRLADAARLVSSDTTAQECAACYRAYLPQPSQRMHPYAAPLESVRLAGLPPTLVATAQNDVLHVEAEKYASCLIDAGVPTQVVRYRDVSHAALADHASALEEVARFFQFRFSAGLPG; from the coding sequence ATGGATGCATTCGATTTCCGCCGCCAAATCACGGGCACGAGCGCCGAAAGCGCACGCGTGCGGCCGGCGCTCGCGGTGTCGGACGTCGTGATCGGCGGCTACGCGCAGGACATCGCGCTGCGTCTGTATCGGCGCCCCGACAAGTCCTCGCTGCCGGTCGTGCTTTATTTCCACGGCGGCGGCTTCGTGCGCGGCGCGCTCGACGACGCCGATCGCGCCGCGCGCCATCTCGCCGAGCACGTGCCGGCGCTCGTCGTGTCGGTCGATTATTCGCTCGCGCCGCGGCATCCGTTTCCGGCCGCGCCGGAAGACGCGTATTGCGCGGCGCGCTGGGCCGAGGCGCGCGCGCGCGCGTTCGGCGGCAATCCGCGCAAGATCGGCGTGGCGGGGCACGACGCAGGCGGCCAGCTCGCGAACTGCCTCGCGTTCATCGCGCGCGACCGCGGCGAGATCCGCATTGCCGCGCAGGCGCTGATCGGCCCGATGCTCGACCCGAGCCTCACGCGGCTCGCCGACGCGGCGCGTCTCGTGTCGTCCGACACGACCGCGCAGGAGTGCGCCGCGTGCTACCGCGCATACCTGCCGCAGCCGTCGCAGCGGATGCATCCGTACGCGGCGCCGCTCGAATCGGTGCGCCTCGCGGGGCTGCCGCCGACGCTCGTCGCCACCGCGCAGAACGACGTGCTGCATGTCGAGGCCGAGAAATACGCGAGCTGCCTGATCGACGCGGGCGTGCCGACGCAGGTGGTCCGCTACCGGGACGTGTCGCACGCGGCGCTCGCCGACCACGCGAGCGCGCTCGAAGAGGTGGCGCGATTCTTCCAGTTCCGCTTCAGCGCGGGTTTGCCGGGCTGA